A single region of the Rhizobium sp. NLR16a genome encodes:
- a CDS encoding FAD-binding oxidoreductase: protein MNSAGISTDLLDRFAAIVGEKYALRDDADLAPHLIENRGLYHGSSPLLLKPSSVEEVSEIMKLATETGTAIVPQTGNTGLVGGQTPRTGQADIILSLERMTRIRDVDPVANVLVADGGAILADVQKAAEAHGRLFPLSLGSEGSCRIGGNLSTNAGGTAVLAYGNMRQLCLGLEVVLPTGEIWDGLRRLKKDNTGYDLRDLFIGAEGTLGIITGAVLKLFPQPLGHQVAFAGLNSVEDALALFNLAASLCGTSLTGFELMPRFGVEITTRHIDGVRDPLQAAYPWYVLIDISTSDSAETAERMMNGVLEQGFEAGLVLDAAIASSVAQQKAIWHMRESMSDAQKPEGGSIKHDVSVPVSKIPHFMAEAERAVIAAMPGARICAFGHMGDGNIHYNISQPIGADKAAFIARWREMNHIVHELVLAHGGSISAEHGIGQLKRDELAAIRPAIEIELMRRIKRAFDPANIMNPGKVVSLEA, encoded by the coding sequence ATGAACAGCGCCGGCATTTCCACCGATCTTCTCGACCGTTTCGCCGCAATCGTCGGCGAAAAATATGCGCTGCGCGATGACGCCGATCTGGCGCCGCATCTGATCGAAAACCGCGGGCTCTATCATGGCTCCTCACCTCTCCTGCTGAAGCCAAGTTCGGTCGAGGAAGTCTCCGAGATCATGAAGCTTGCGACCGAGACCGGAACGGCGATCGTGCCGCAGACCGGCAATACCGGCCTCGTCGGCGGCCAGACGCCGCGCACCGGCCAGGCCGACATCATCCTGTCGCTCGAACGCATGACGAGGATCCGCGACGTCGACCCGGTGGCGAATGTGCTGGTCGCCGATGGCGGCGCCATCCTTGCCGATGTGCAGAAGGCGGCCGAGGCGCATGGAAGGCTCTTTCCGCTGTCGCTCGGCTCGGAGGGCTCCTGCCGCATCGGCGGCAATCTCTCCACCAATGCCGGCGGCACGGCCGTGCTTGCCTATGGCAATATGCGCCAGCTCTGCCTCGGCCTCGAAGTGGTGCTGCCGACCGGCGAGATCTGGGATGGCCTGCGCCGCCTGAAGAAGGACAATACCGGCTATGACCTGCGCGATCTCTTCATCGGCGCCGAAGGCACGCTCGGCATCATCACCGGGGCGGTGCTGAAGCTGTTTCCCCAGCCGCTCGGCCACCAGGTTGCGTTCGCCGGCCTCAATTCGGTCGAGGATGCGCTTGCGCTTTTCAATCTTGCCGCCAGCCTCTGCGGCACATCGCTGACCGGTTTCGAGCTGATGCCGCGCTTCGGCGTCGAGATCACCACGCGCCACATCGACGGCGTCCGCGATCCGCTGCAAGCGGCTTACCCCTGGTACGTGCTGATCGACATTTCGACATCGGATTCAGCCGAAACGGCGGAGCGGATGATGAATGGCGTGCTGGAGCAGGGCTTCGAGGCCGGTCTGGTGCTGGACGCCGCGATCGCCTCATCGGTCGCCCAGCAGAAGGCGATCTGGCATATGCGCGAGAGCATGTCGGACGCCCAGAAGCCGGAAGGCGGCTCGATCAAGCACGACGTGTCCGTGCCGGTGTCGAAGATCCCGCATTTCATGGCCGAAGCGGAAAGAGCCGTCATAGCGGCCATGCCGGGCGCGCGCATCTGCGCCTTCGGCCATATGGGCGACGGAAATATTCATTACAATATTTCCCAGCCGATCGGCGCCGACAAGGCCGCCTTCATCGCCCGCTGGCGCGAAATGAACCATATCGTGCATGAGCTGGTGCTCGCCCATGGCGGCTCGATTTCGGCCGAACACGGCATCGGCCAGCTGAAGCGCGACGAACTGGCGGCGATCCGCCCGGCGATCGAGATCGAACTGATGCGCCGCATCAAGCGGGCTTTCGATCCGGCCAATATCATGAACCCGGGAAAGGTCGTCAGTCTCGAGGCGTGA
- a CDS encoding DUF1217 domain-containing protein: protein MITASLAYTILSKDMTSSLNKVASQATVKKDAQYYADNINKVKDVDDFLGDYKLYSYAMKAYGLEDMTYAKAFMKKVLESDLTDPNSYANKLSDTRYREFAAAFNFNAPDKDVQTDAQEDELIGLYKQSFVDADKVSATESTYYSNNIDSVQTVDDLVNNTRMRTYVLKAFKIDPTYASKDFLRQVLTSDLSDPTSVVNTQGGDKYKALAAQFSFNADGTVNGSAQTATQKASIIETYTLNNQSVIIDNSVGSDVVYVSKTAAEYNQAYYTAKIGTITNVDDLVADSRLTSYIKTAYSMGADFTAPALRMVLTDPGYAQLMGFTDVYNAFNFKADGTTSTTARAQTIDQSNKLKDAAASTANYYSVTSRSSSITNVDDLLADSVLARYIKDAYGLGTSFSNAELKSILTDSTYAAAQGKAGLNADFNFNADGSINGSVIQTDAQRKSTTDKSAANAAHFNAMIGNITNVDDIMSDPVAVSYLRTSMQIADSVSDATLRSFLVDPAAASAQGYSDVHDLFNFKTDGSVATLYATQSAAQSASTASKADDAAVYYQATIAGISNVDQLLSDRRLNNFIRNAYGIPSTVSDVDLRAILTDQSGTGTYADVAAAFNFKADGSLEDGMAAQTSAQITNTKIAATARTDDYSARMATIANVDDLIADPAITNFLKSTYNLPFDITDADLKSILTDATAAAAAGYSDLNADFNFAADGSLPVVSSIQTADQAQTTNDNYMARYDDERDEAIEEVADNYKSMMADSTSLLDFSEINSVNDFLRTNRTADFKKSNDNLPDLYHVALQAYGLTDQDVPRSMMRKILTSDAYDPDGYIASLKDERITNLARAFNFGPDGKPAAPLQALPDATMAKYATDYKAHVTMLLKAGPVKDKASKDATAEVDYFAKGMAKVQSLDDFLDDSRLTDLVLKANNLDPKDYDKATLKKIFTSDPDDKKSYLNTKADARFKDIVAAFNFDKDGNLTRAKIGSIQNKAAEENTQELYLQQTLETQEGESNDGVRLALYFSRKASSITSLYSILGDKALYQVITTAYSLPSQMSSMDVAKQADLLNRFVKLEDLQDPKKVDKLLRRFTAMYDVQNSTQQSPALQILTGGGTQQA from the coding sequence ATGATCACGGCCTCCCTCGCTTACACGATCCTGTCGAAGGACATGACGTCGAGCTTGAACAAGGTCGCCTCGCAGGCGACGGTCAAGAAGGATGCCCAGTACTACGCGGACAATATCAACAAGGTCAAAGACGTCGACGACTTTCTCGGCGATTACAAGCTCTACAGCTACGCGATGAAGGCCTACGGCCTTGAGGACATGACCTATGCCAAGGCCTTCATGAAGAAGGTGCTCGAGAGCGATCTGACCGACCCGAACAGCTACGCCAACAAGCTTTCCGATACGCGCTACCGCGAATTCGCCGCCGCCTTCAATTTCAACGCACCCGACAAGGACGTTCAGACCGATGCTCAGGAGGACGAGCTCATCGGCCTCTACAAGCAGTCCTTCGTCGATGCCGACAAGGTGTCTGCCACCGAGAGCACATATTACAGCAACAATATCGACAGTGTGCAGACCGTCGACGACCTGGTCAACAACACCCGGATGCGCACCTATGTGCTGAAGGCCTTCAAGATCGATCCCACCTATGCCTCAAAGGATTTCCTGCGGCAGGTGCTGACGAGCGACCTCAGCGACCCGACAAGCGTCGTCAACACCCAGGGCGGCGACAAATACAAGGCGCTTGCCGCCCAGTTCAGCTTCAATGCCGATGGTACGGTCAACGGCAGCGCCCAGACCGCGACGCAGAAGGCGTCGATCATCGAGACCTATACGCTGAACAACCAGTCTGTGATCATCGACAATTCCGTCGGTTCCGATGTCGTCTATGTCAGCAAGACGGCGGCCGAATACAATCAGGCCTATTACACCGCCAAGATCGGCACGATCACCAACGTCGACGATCTCGTCGCCGACAGCCGACTGACCTCCTATATCAAGACCGCCTACAGCATGGGCGCCGATTTCACCGCGCCGGCGCTGCGCATGGTGTTGACCGACCCCGGTTATGCCCAGCTGATGGGCTTTACCGACGTCTATAACGCCTTCAATTTCAAGGCCGACGGCACGACATCGACAACGGCGCGTGCCCAGACGATCGACCAGTCGAACAAGCTGAAGGACGCGGCGGCAAGCACCGCCAATTATTATAGCGTGACTTCGCGGTCGAGCAGCATCACCAATGTCGACGACCTGCTCGCCGACAGCGTTCTGGCGCGCTATATCAAGGATGCCTACGGCCTCGGCACCAGCTTCAGCAATGCCGAGCTGAAGAGCATTCTGACGGACTCGACCTATGCCGCCGCCCAGGGGAAAGCCGGGCTCAATGCCGACTTCAACTTCAATGCGGACGGCTCGATCAACGGTTCGGTGATCCAGACCGACGCACAGCGCAAGTCGACCACCGACAAATCGGCGGCGAACGCAGCGCACTTCAACGCCATGATCGGCAATATCACCAATGTCGACGACATCATGTCCGATCCCGTCGCCGTCAGCTATCTCAGAACCAGCATGCAGATCGCCGACAGCGTTTCCGACGCAACGCTGAGGAGCTTCCTCGTCGATCCCGCGGCTGCCAGCGCCCAGGGCTATAGCGACGTCCACGATCTCTTCAATTTCAAAACGGACGGCTCGGTCGCGACCCTCTATGCCACGCAGAGTGCGGCGCAAAGCGCCAGCACGGCAAGCAAGGCCGACGATGCCGCCGTCTATTACCAGGCAACGATCGCCGGCATCTCCAATGTCGACCAGCTGCTAAGCGACCGCCGGCTGAACAATTTCATCCGCAACGCCTACGGCATCCCGTCGACCGTCAGCGATGTCGATCTGCGCGCTATCCTGACCGATCAGAGCGGCACCGGCACCTATGCCGACGTCGCCGCCGCCTTCAACTTCAAGGCGGACGGTTCGCTCGAGGATGGCATGGCGGCACAGACATCCGCCCAGATCACCAACACGAAAATTGCCGCCACGGCGCGCACGGACGACTATTCCGCCCGCATGGCGACGATCGCCAATGTCGATGATCTCATCGCCGATCCTGCCATCACCAACTTCCTGAAGAGCACCTACAATCTGCCGTTCGATATCACGGACGCCGATCTCAAGAGCATCCTGACCGATGCGACCGCCGCTGCCGCGGCCGGCTATTCCGACCTCAATGCCGATTTCAACTTTGCCGCCGACGGATCGCTTCCCGTCGTCAGCTCGATCCAGACCGCAGATCAGGCGCAGACCACCAACGACAACTACATGGCGCGCTATGACGACGAGCGCGACGAGGCGATCGAAGAAGTTGCCGACAATTACAAGAGCATGATGGCCGACAGCACGAGCCTGCTCGATTTCTCCGAGATCAACAGCGTCAACGACTTCCTGCGCACCAATCGAACGGCAGATTTCAAGAAGAGCAACGACAATCTGCCGGATCTCTATCATGTCGCGCTGCAGGCCTACGGCTTGACCGATCAGGACGTGCCGCGCTCGATGATGCGTAAAATCCTGACGAGCGATGCCTATGATCCGGACGGCTATATCGCCTCGCTGAAGGACGAGCGCATCACCAACCTGGCGCGCGCCTTCAACTTCGGCCCCGACGGCAAGCCGGCGGCGCCCCTCCAGGCGCTGCCGGACGCGACCATGGCCAAATACGCCACGGACTACAAGGCGCATGTAACCATGCTGCTGAAGGCTGGGCCGGTAAAGGACAAGGCATCGAAGGACGCAACGGCCGAGGTGGATTATTTCGCCAAGGGTATGGCGAAAGTGCAGTCGCTCGACGATTTCCTCGATGATAGCCGCCTGACCGATCTGGTGTTGAAGGCGAACAACCTCGACCCGAAGGATTACGACAAGGCGACGCTGAAGAAGATCTTCACCTCCGATCCCGACGACAAGAAGAGCTACCTCAACACCAAGGCCGATGCGCGCTTCAAGGATATCGTCGCCGCCTTCAACTTCGACAAGGACGGCAATCTGACCCGTGCCAAGATAGGCTCCATCCAGAACAAGGCGGCCGAGGAGAATACCCAGGAGCTCTACCTGCAGCAGACGCTGGAGACCCAGGAGGGCGAAAGCAACGACGGTGTGCGTCTGGCGCTCTACTTCAGTCGCAAGGCCTCCAGCATCACCTCGCTCTATTCGATCCTCGGCGACAAGGCGCTCTATCAGGTCATCACCACGGCCTACAGCCTGCCGTCACAGATGTCGAGCATGGATGTCGCCAAGCAGGCCGATCTCCTCAACCGCTTCGTCAAGCTCGAGGATCTCCAGGATCCGAAGAAGGTCGACAAGCTGCTGCGGCGCTTCACCGCGATGTACGACGTCCAGAACAGCACCCAGCAGTCGCCGGCGCTGCAGATCCTAACCGGCGGCGGCACGCAGCAGGCTTAA
- a CDS encoding DUF6101 family protein, with translation MNNPVLKPAWADTTLRLDPSRFPQQVSYAIHDCSDDVSITIDERGAVLRKVLPSSGLPLSIALPRRVFKGVAARAIDHGDGEVTVTLELHHADPELCIPLLVAHDLSDIAADWRSWSEAFRIPMLMVEADGVARPLEEHIGALRTSDLKPRRRHSYFANRRPRFLVRRTTGQLGVAMKIEGKEIIARN, from the coding sequence ATGAACAATCCCGTTTTGAAGCCCGCTTGGGCTGACACGACGCTGCGTCTCGATCCGTCCCGCTTTCCGCAGCAGGTCAGCTACGCCATCCATGATTGTTCGGATGACGTCAGCATCACGATCGACGAACGCGGCGCGGTCCTGCGGAAAGTCCTTCCCTCCAGCGGCCTGCCACTCTCGATTGCCCTGCCGAGGCGCGTCTTCAAGGGTGTCGCCGCCCGCGCCATCGACCATGGCGACGGCGAGGTCACCGTCACACTCGAGCTTCACCATGCGGATCCGGAACTCTGCATTCCGCTGCTCGTCGCCCATGATCTCAGCGACATCGCCGCCGACTGGCGCAGCTGGTCGGAGGCCTTCCGCATTCCGATGCTGATGGTCGAGGCCGATGGCGTCGCCCGGCCGCTCGAAGAGCATATCGGGGCGCTGCGCACCAGTGACCTCAAGCCGCGCCGCCGTCATTCCTACTTCGCCAATCGCCGTCCGCGCTTCCTCGTGCGTCGCACCACCGGGCAGCTGGGCGTCGCCATGAAGATCGAAGGCAAGGAAATCATCGCCCGCAACTGA
- the ubiA gene encoding 4-hydroxybenzoate octaprenyltransferase: MQDTGEFHDRVSDAPSDNWVYRILPPWLWPYAQLARWDRPIGWQLLMWPCFWSATLASNAAIGQGLYSGSLLVSHLFLYFIGAVAMRGAGCTYNDLVDHEIDMEVARTRSRPLPSGRVTRARAKIFIGIQALVGLFVLLQFNWFTVFLGLLSLGIVALYPYAKRFTDWPQFYLGLAFSWGALMGWAGILGGLSFAAILLYAASVAWTIGYDTIYAHQDKEDDELIGVRSTARLFGDKTRQWLIGLYGLTLLLMFAAFALAGANLIAFIALFGAAGMFAWQIVRLDINDPAQCLALFKSNNRVGLTIFLGLFFSLLFALP; the protein is encoded by the coding sequence ATGCAAGATACCGGCGAGTTCCACGATCGCGTCTCCGACGCACCTTCCGATAACTGGGTCTACCGGATCCTGCCGCCATGGCTCTGGCCTTATGCGCAGCTTGCACGCTGGGATCGACCGATCGGCTGGCAGCTCTTGATGTGGCCGTGCTTCTGGTCGGCCACGCTCGCCTCCAATGCGGCGATTGGCCAGGGGCTCTATTCCGGCAGCCTGCTGGTGTCCCACCTTTTCCTCTATTTCATCGGCGCCGTCGCCATGCGCGGCGCCGGCTGCACCTATAACGATCTCGTCGACCACGAGATCGATATGGAAGTGGCCCGCACCCGCTCGCGTCCGCTGCCCTCCGGCCGCGTCACCCGCGCCCGCGCCAAGATCTTCATCGGCATTCAGGCGCTGGTCGGCCTCTTCGTGCTCTTGCAGTTCAACTGGTTCACCGTCTTTCTCGGCCTCCTCTCGCTCGGCATCGTCGCGCTTTATCCCTATGCCAAGCGCTTCACCGACTGGCCGCAATTCTATCTCGGCCTTGCCTTTTCCTGGGGCGCGCTGATGGGCTGGGCCGGCATTCTGGGCGGCCTCTCCTTTGCCGCCATCCTGCTCTACGCCGCCTCCGTTGCCTGGACGATCGGTTACGACACGATCTATGCGCATCAGGACAAGGAGGATGACGAGCTGATCGGCGTGCGCTCCACCGCGCGCCTCTTCGGTGATAAGACGAGGCAATGGCTGATCGGCCTTTATGGGCTGACGCTGTTGCTGATGTTTGCGGCCTTCGCGCTCGCCGGCGCCAATCTCATCGCCTTTATTGCCTTGTTCGGCGCGGCCGGCATGTTCGCTTGGCAGATTGTCCGGCTCGATATCAACGATCCCGCCCAGTGCCTGGCGCTCTTCAAGTCGAACAACCGCGTCGGCCTGACCATCTTCCTCGGCCTGTTCTTTTCGCTGCTCTTCGCCCTTCCTTGA
- a CDS encoding MipA/OmpV family protein — MFHRSVVSISLAIACSSPALALAQESGQHFWSGDWYLSVGIAGFSAPKFEGSRRYEFRFSPLISAGRRGSAPRFSSRNDNPSFALMDNGAFRAGLVGKFVPSRDEGDGHELKGMKKVKWGAEAGGFVEVYPTDFLRARAEVRQGIRSHDGVVADLAVDAFTDIAPNLQLSGGPRATFATSGYYDAYYGVNAKQSAASGLDQYKPSSGVQSYGAGAALTWKATENLSASSFLEYKRLAGPAADSSLVRQRGSKNQVLIGVSATYRFNFSLQ; from the coding sequence GTGTTTCATCGATCAGTCGTATCGATCTCCCTGGCTATTGCCTGTTCATCCCCGGCATTGGCGCTCGCGCAGGAAAGCGGCCAGCATTTCTGGTCCGGCGACTGGTATCTCAGCGTCGGTATCGCCGGCTTTTCAGCGCCGAAATTCGAAGGCTCACGGCGCTATGAGTTCCGGTTCAGCCCGCTGATTTCGGCCGGGCGGCGGGGCTCGGCTCCGCGCTTTTCCTCGCGCAACGACAATCCGTCCTTCGCCCTCATGGATAATGGTGCTTTCCGCGCCGGCCTCGTCGGCAAATTCGTGCCTTCGCGCGACGAGGGCGACGGTCATGAACTGAAGGGCATGAAGAAGGTCAAATGGGGAGCGGAAGCCGGCGGCTTCGTCGAAGTCTATCCGACCGATTTCCTGCGCGCCCGCGCCGAAGTTCGCCAAGGCATCCGCTCCCATGACGGGGTCGTTGCCGATCTCGCCGTTGATGCCTTCACCGATATCGCCCCCAACCTGCAATTGTCCGGCGGTCCGCGCGCGACATTCGCCACCAGCGGCTATTATGATGCCTATTACGGCGTCAACGCCAAACAGTCGGCGGCAAGCGGGCTTGATCAATACAAGCCGTCGTCGGGCGTCCAGTCCTATGGCGCCGGCGCGGCCCTGACATGGAAGGCGACGGAAAACCTGTCGGCCAGCTCTTTCCTCGAATACAAGCGACTGGCGGGTCCGGCGGCCGACAGCAGCCTCGTGCGGCAGCGCGGCTCGAAGAACCAGGTGCTCATCGGTGTCTCGGCGACCTACAGGTTCAATTTCTCGCTGCAGTGA
- a CDS encoding histidine phosphatase family protein: MSNVFPEIYLVRHGETEWSLSGRHTGRSDIPLTATGEAAARKLAERLAGLSFSLVWSSPSQRARKTCALAGFGAGAAIRDDLAEWDYGAYEGVTTKTILAERPGWQLFRDGCPNGETAADVGARADTVIDALRQAAAPILIFSSSHFLRVLAARWLGLPPQAGAHFVLDTASISVLGYEHDLTEPVIRRWNQR; encoded by the coding sequence ATGAGCAATGTCTTTCCCGAGATTTACCTGGTCCGCCACGGTGAAACCGAATGGAGCCTGTCCGGGCGCCATACCGGGCGGAGCGATATTCCCCTGACGGCGACCGGTGAAGCCGCCGCTCGAAAACTCGCCGAGCGGCTGGCCGGCCTTTCCTTCTCGCTGGTCTGGTCGAGCCCGTCGCAACGGGCCCGCAAGACCTGCGCGCTCGCCGGCTTCGGAGCGGGCGCGGCGATCCGCGACGATCTAGCCGAATGGGATTACGGCGCCTATGAAGGCGTCACGACGAAGACGATCCTGGCGGAGCGCCCAGGCTGGCAGCTCTTTCGCGACGGTTGCCCGAACGGCGAAACGGCCGCTGACGTCGGTGCCCGCGCCGACACCGTCATCGATGCGCTTCGCCAAGCGGCAGCCCCCATCCTGATCTTTTCCAGTTCGCATTTCCTGCGCGTGCTGGCCGCCCGCTGGCTCGGCCTGCCGCCGCAAGCTGGCGCGCATTTCGTGCTCGATACCGCCAGCATCAGCGTGCTTGGTTATGAGCACGACCTGACCGAACCGGTCATCCGCCGGTGGAACCAGAGATAG
- a CDS encoding cyclopropane-fatty-acyl-phospholipid synthase family protein gives MASAFLSIVQQIIRKGSLKLTLANGETHVIGDGTGDMVVARLADQEAEDAIRRDPTLKLGEMYMQGRFILEQGNIYDFLSLVKQNTTNEIFDFKMAALLVGRIAWQQLKSRVPINRNKHNVAHHYDLSAKLFDLFLDEDWQYSCAYFEPPGIGLDEAQLAKKRHIAAKLLLRPNQRILEIGSGWGGMGMYLTEATEGAEFTGITLSEEQLKVSRARAEKRGLSERVHFELQDYRTMSGRKFDRIVSVGMFEHVGIGNYGNFFRKVSDLLDHNGVMVLHSIGRPKPSFGTNAFIEKYIFPGGYIPSVGEVLPPLEKAGLLVRDVEILPMHYAYTLRHWRERFVARKADAVALYDEQFFRMWEFYLAGSEMGFRWDELFILQIQIAKNQFTVPDNRNYIAENEAKLKEFEARRPPLEKVTF, from the coding sequence ATGGCGTCGGCTTTCCTATCGATTGTCCAGCAAATCATCCGCAAGGGTTCGTTGAAACTTACCCTTGCCAATGGCGAGACTCACGTGATCGGCGACGGCACCGGAGACATGGTGGTCGCCCGGCTTGCCGATCAGGAGGCCGAGGACGCCATCCGGCGCGATCCGACGCTGAAGCTCGGTGAAATGTACATGCAGGGCCGGTTCATTCTCGAACAGGGCAACATCTACGACTTCCTATCGCTGGTGAAGCAGAACACCACCAACGAGATCTTCGACTTCAAGATGGCGGCGCTGCTCGTCGGCCGTATCGCCTGGCAGCAGCTGAAGAGTCGCGTGCCGATCAATCGTAACAAGCACAATGTCGCCCATCATTACGATCTGTCGGCCAAGCTCTTCGATCTTTTCCTCGACGAGGATTGGCAATATTCCTGCGCCTATTTCGAACCGCCGGGTATCGGTCTTGACGAGGCGCAGCTTGCCAAGAAACGCCATATCGCCGCCAAGCTGCTGCTTAGGCCCAACCAGCGGATCCTGGAGATCGGCTCCGGCTGGGGCGGCATGGGCATGTATCTGACGGAGGCGACTGAAGGCGCCGAGTTCACCGGCATTACGCTGAGCGAAGAGCAGCTCAAGGTCTCCCGCGCCCGCGCCGAAAAGCGCGGCCTTTCCGAGCGGGTGCATTTCGAGCTGCAGGACTACCGCACCATGAGCGGGCGAAAGTTCGACCGCATCGTCTCCGTCGGTATGTTCGAGCACGTCGGCATCGGCAATTATGGCAACTTCTTCCGCAAGGTATCGGACCTGCTCGACCACAACGGCGTCATGGTGCTGCATTCGATCGGCCGTCCGAAGCCGAGCTTCGGCACCAATGCCTTCATCGAGAAGTATATTTTCCCCGGTGGCTATATCCCTTCCGTCGGGGAGGTCTTGCCGCCCCTGGAGAAGGCCGGGCTCCTCGTCAGGGACGTCGAAATCCTGCCGATGCATTATGCCTATACCCTGCGCCACTGGCGCGAGCGTTTCGTGGCGCGCAAGGCCGACGCGGTGGCGCTTTACGACGAGCAGTTCTTCCGCATGTGGGAATTTTATCTGGCCGGTTCCGAAATGGGCTTCCGCTGGGATGAGCTGTTCATCCTGCAGATCCAGATCGCCAAGAACCAGTTCACCGTTCCCGACAACCGCAACTATATCGCTGAGAACGAAGCGAAGCTGAAGGAATTCGAGGCGAGGCGGCCACCGCTGGAAAAGGTGACGTTCTGA